A window of bacterium contains these coding sequences:
- the pdxA gene encoding 4-hydroxythreonine-4-phosphate dehydrogenase PdxA, which yields MKPFIAITIGDPAGIGPEIALKAAADREVLQRCRPVLVGPQDIWEQAARAFGLKITGLEIHDIYCQKFFLTPGKTSAQSGGIAARSIIAGALLALDNQVSALATAPISKLALRQAGYQQPGHTELLAEICGVKDFGMMFASENIKVTLATIHQPYAQVPKTLTTAVIKEKIALTQKALMNWWGIKNPRIGVLGLNPHAGEDGLFGTEEKKSILPAVRYFQKTGCAVTGPLSSESGFGLIRRGKLDALIAMYHDQGLLPLKVLGGTINITLGLPIIRTSPDHGTALDIAWQNKADHSPMKKAILLASALGAKNTSGQPFTSRNGK from the coding sequence ATGAAACCATTCATAGCCATAACCATTGGCGACCCGGCCGGGATCGGCCCGGAGATCGCACTTAAGGCCGCAGCCGACCGGGAGGTCTTGCAGCGCTGCCGTCCGGTGCTGGTCGGCCCCCAGGATATCTGGGAGCAGGCAGCCAGGGCCTTCGGCCTCAAGATCACCGGGCTGGAGATCCATGACATCTACTGCCAGAAATTCTTTCTGACCCCCGGCAAGACCTCGGCCCAGAGCGGGGGGATCGCCGCCCGTTCCATCATCGCCGGGGCTCTGCTGGCGCTGGACAATCAGGTGTCGGCCCTGGCCACCGCGCCCATCTCCAAGCTGGCCCTGCGCCAGGCCGGGTACCAGCAGCCGGGACATACCGAACTGCTGGCCGAGATCTGCGGGGTAAAGGATTTCGGGATGATGTTCGCCTCGGAGAACATCAAGGTCACCCTGGCCACCATTCACCAGCCTTATGCCCAGGTTCCCAAAACCCTGACCACGGCGGTGATCAAGGAGAAGATAGCGCTGACCCAAAAGGCCCTGATGAACTGGTGGGGCATAAAAAACCCCAGGATAGGGGTGCTGGGCCTAAACCCTCACGCCGGCGAGGACGGGCTGTTCGGAACCGAGGAAAAAAAGAGCATACTGCCGGCGGTAAGATATTTCCAAAAAACCGGCTGTGCGGTAACCGGGCCGTTGTCCTCGGAATCGGGCTTCGGCCTGATCCGCCGGGGAAAACTGGACGCCCTGATAGCCATGTACCACGACCAGGGCCTGCTGCCGCTGAAGGTTTTGGGCGGCACCATCAACATCACTTTGGGGCTTCCCATCATCCGGACCTCGCCGGACCACGGCACAGCCCTGGACATAGCCTGGCAGAATAAGGCCGATCACAGCCCCATGAAAAAGGCCATACTGCTGGCGTCCGCCCTGGGGGCAAAGAACACCTCCGGTCAACCATTCACCAGCCGAAACGGGAAATGA